From Thermococcus barophilus MP:
AAGCTTTGCTGGCTCTCTTATCATTAATTCTACAGAATTGTTTCCGAGATTCTTAATCTTGGTGTCTATCCTAAGGTATTTCTTCAAAGTTAGAGGATGCACATAAATTCCATATCGGTAAACTTCGAGTATAATATTAGCCTTCTTTTGTGTCACATTTAGTGGCTTTGAATTCCTAAGATATACTTTTTCAAAGTACTGCATTCTTTCTTTTTCACTCATTTTAGGGAGATTCTGAGCTTTAAAAACCTTTTTTAACATAGTATCTTTCGTAATTAATGTTGCATCAATGATGCCACTACTTGAAATGCCCTTTTGAAAGTTGGTCAGTACATATCGGGCTTTATACACAGTGGGTTCTGTAAGATTGCCAGAGACATTGGTGAGTTCCTCACTGTAAGATAGGAAATCTGATCTGTGAACAGTCAAAGTTCCGTTGTATATGAGAATACCAAATTCGTCCTTTATTGTTATCTTCAGTTTCCCATCAATTTTTGTACATGCAGTTTGATTTTTCACCTCTAAGTATAGGACCAGAACATTAGACTCCTTTTTCCATTTAGCTGTTACCTTGAAGTCCTTAATTCGTTCCTTTGGCATAAGTGTTGATAGAGTCGCTGTATATGTTGATGTATTTGGAGATGATATTGTTTTTTGCATGGAAGTTGCCAAAGTATGGGAGGTAGGAGAAGATTGAATGCATCCACAGACTAACATTATTAACAAGAATATCGGTATTGTATTGGTCTTCTTCATGAAGACCCCTCACTTAGGTAAAGTAAAAGAGGTTAAGTTTTTTACTTAGATTTACATCGGAACGATAAAAGAGATTTGTTAAGTAGGCTTTTTATCCTCCTCAGGTGGCTTCCAGTTTTTGGTTATCTTTGTAACAGCTTTAACTATCTGCCTCTCCTGTGGATTCTTTTCAACAAGCTTCTCAAGGAAAGAAATCAGCTCATCGTAAGTAGGTTTATCAATTGGGAAGGGTACCCTATCCTTTCCACCCACAGCATATGCAAACTTAAAAGGATCGGGAGGATGAGTAACTGGGTCTCTCCATGAAGGATGGACATCATACACAAGCTCCAATACAAGGGACAAAGCCCTTAGTGTGCTTGGGCCAAGTCCTTTGAGGAGCAAAAACTCCTCGTAATTCTTCACACTCAGCTCCCTTGCAAGCTCCAAAGCCCTCTGATTCAGCTCAATCTGTCCCAGACTTTTATATCTCCTAACTGTATCGGACAGGTTTAGTTTTTCATATGGTTTGTAGACAACCAGAGGTTTGTAGCCTTTTGCAACTGCCGTAAGAGTTTTGAGCTCCCTCTCAAGCTTTCTTGGATCTTCTTTCACGATATCGAGCAGGATTTTTTGGTATTCTCTTGTGTTTTTATCAACAGTATTCAGCGCATACTCAAGCTTGATCCCGCTTATCCCTTTGTGAGGCTCCAGCGTAAAGCTTTCATTATCAAACCAGTGGTATCTTCTTGCAAGCTTGACCTTTGGATTCATACCCTGCTGAACAACTGCCCAGTTTCCTTCCTCATCAAGGAAGAAGACATGGTGGTAAAGCTGGTATCCCGTTTGTAAAGCAACTGTGTCAACTTTGGCAACTAACCGGGAAATTCTGACGTATTCACTGCTGTCGAGTCCATATTTCTCACATATCTCTCTCAATTGAGCTGGAGTCTCTCTGCTCTTGGCACCTTTTCCTCCAGCGGCTTTTATGCCAAGTTCTTCCTTTGAGAGGACTTCCTTTAAAATCCCGGTTGTTACGGTGGTGCTTCCTGACGAATCCCAGTCCATTCCAATTAGGTTGTTCAAGGCTTGAAACCAAACTGGATCCGCTAACCTCTCAAGAACTCCCTTTGTGCCATATTCATCAACTAAAAGAATAAGCACTAACCTTGCCAGCTTTTTCATCCTTTGAGCAAGCCAAAGCGGGACATGACCCCCGTGAAGTGGAAGCTCAGCAATACCTTTTCTCATCACCAATGTATCTGCTTTTGAAGTTATTAAGCTTTGAGAGAAAACCTTAAAAATTCACTGACGATGCTCAAACCGATGCCGATGAAAAAGCTTAGCGAAATTTTTGCAGAACTGCTCAGAGAGAAAGGAATAAACAAAATAGGCATGCTTTCGAAAAGATACAGAAAGTCGAGGAATAAGCTCCAGGACATAGCATTGGATGTTCTTGAAGGTAAGGGAGCTATAGTTGAAGTTGATGAACCCACAGCAATAGCTTGGGACTTAAGCGGAAGACGAACAGGGGAAGCAAAATACGCCTATGCCCCATCGTGCATAGCAAAGAAGTTTAAGGTGGTTATTTCTCCCGGAGATTTAAGAGCGAGGCTTCCAAATGATTGCCCCTACTTTATAATCGACCTCATGCACTGGGAAAAGCACACAGAAAAGGAAAAGAATAAGGTTGCCCTTCAGGCTGCTCAAAGCTATGGTGTTTTGAGAGATTACCTCTGGAGCGAGCTTTTAGCGTTAACATGGATCAACGAAGAGTTTAAAGAAAAAGCACATTTTCCTCTTGACAGAGTTACTGCTTATGAAGGTCCGACTGCAGAGTTTTTAAAGGAGAAGGGTATTGATGAAGTTGTTCTCCTCGATCCGAGAGCTGAGGAGGTTTTAAGCGAAGAAGACTTCAGTGTTGGTGCCTTTATCATTGGGGGAATTGTCGATACCGGTGGAACTAAAAAGGGAACAACTGCGAAGATTGGGGAAGCCCTTGAGAGTGAGGGAATCAAAGTTAGGAGGAGGAAAATTGTCCTTAGAGGAGACATTATTGGAGTTCCAGACAGGATAAATCACATACTCAAAATCCTCCTTGAGATGCTCGTAGAAGGCAAAAGTATGGAGGAAGCCATTCTTACAGTGCAGTCACCGTTGCATGCAAGGTGGAGACTGAGAAAGGAACTGCCAAAGCACAAGAGGAGATATCTGATAGACGGCAGGAAGTATCTGGTTGTTGAGAAAGAGCTCTTTGATGAGTATTCGAGATGGCTCAACATACGGTGGGAGGACTTCGTGCAGGTTTTAAGAGAACTCAACTTTGTTGCCCTTGAGAGAAAGAGAATACATCATCTCAACAAGATAGCGGTAGCGAGAATTATCAATGGAAAGCTTTACAGGGTTATTCTGCTGAAGAGAGCGGCTTTGCTGTGTTATAATTGTTAAAATGAAAGAAAATCAAGCAAAGAACAAAATCACGGCATCTCCCACAACTGCCGTCTCAACCTCTTCCCCTTCACTGAACACTGCCTTCCTGAGCACTATGTCGTCCTTGCTGAGCTCGACCTTTTGCCCTTCAACTTCAAACTCCACCTTTCCGCTCTCTTTGAGCGCCTTTGAAACTTCCTCAGCATTTTGCTTGAGGTATGCAACAATCTTTGGAACGAGCTTTCCATATCTCGGTCCTACAGTTCTGAAGTTTGGCTTAATCTCGACGATTCTTTCCTCAAGCTCAGGCTCACCTTTTACAATCTCTAACTTCTCAATGTTCATTGTTCCTGCAATGTCTTTCTCTATTGCTTTGAGCATCTCATAGCTGTCAGTTGCATAAATTGCCACGTGCTTGAGCTTTGCATTCAAAGCCAAGCCGTGTGAGTTCTTGTATCTTCTCATTGCACCGATGATCTCCCTTGCAAGCTCTCCGAGCTTTTCAGCTTCTTCATCAATTCTTGCCTCATTGTAAGCGGGCCACTCCAAGAGGTGGATGCTCTTTGCCCCAACTTTGTCCTTGAATACCTCTTGGTAGAGCTCTTCTGTTATATGTGGCACAAATGGTGCGAGCAGTAGGAGGATGTTGTAGAGCAGCTCATACAATGCCACTCTTGCTTTAAGCTTGCTCTCTTTGTCCTCTCCATAGAGTCTGTGCTTGATCATTTCGAGGTAGTCATCTGCAACCTCGTGCCAAATGAAAGTCATAAGCTCCCTTGTGAGCAGGTTGAAGCGGTAGATTTCCATCTCGTTTGTTGCGAACTTGATTAGGCGGTGAAGCCTTGAGAGTATCCATCTGTCAAGGGGTTCGAGCTTGATGTTCTTGTTTGCGTTGTAGTCCAAATCCTTGATGTGCCTCTCTGCAAAGCGGAAGATGTTCCAGAGCTTTTGGAGGAAGCGGAAGTTGTAGTCCACAGTTTCCCACTTGAACGGGTGGTCTTCTCCCGGTGGGGCTAATGCTGTCCAGAGTCTTAGGGCATCGGCCCCATATTTTGGAATCACTTCTTCTGGCGAGACAACGTTTCCATAGCTCTTGCTCATCTTTCTTCCGTCTGGTCCAGCCACCATTCCGTTGATCAGGATGTCATGCCATGGTTTCTGTCCAGTGAGAATGTAAGTTCTGAAGATTGTGTAGAATGCCCATGTTCTTATGATGTCTGTTCCCTGAGGTCTTAGAGCTGTTGGGAAGTTATGTTTGAACCACTTCTCATCCTTAGTCCATTTTGTAATAACAAGTGGAGTTATAGATGAATCAATCCAGCAGTCCAGGACGTCCCTGACTCCTTCCAAGTTAGCCGAGCCGCACTTTGGACACTTCTCTACAGGCGGCTTGTCAAATCTTGGGTCAACTGGTAAGTCCTCTTCTCTTGCCGGGATTATATGTCCACAGTCCTTACACACCCAGAATGGAATTGGAGTTCCAAACACCCTCTGTCTGCTGATAACCCAGTCCCAGTCCATGCTTTCCGCCCAGTCCTTGAGCCTTAAGAACATATCCTCCGGGAACCACCTTATCTGCCTCGCAACTTCCACAAGTTCCTCCGTGAACTCCTTCACCTTGATGAACCACTGCTTCTTGGGTAATAACTCAATTGGAGCCATACAGCTGCTTCTCTCTGTGTGTCTCAAAACGCGGTGCCTTATCTTCTCTTTTTTATATAGCAAGCCCATCTCTTCCAAGTCCTTTGCAATTGCCTCCCTTGCTTCCTCTGTCTTCATGCCCTTGTATTTACCGGCAACTTCTGTCATCCTTCCATATTCGTCAATTGCAATAATCACCGGCAAGTTGTAGCGCTTCTGCCACACTATGTCCTGCTCATCACCGTAAGTACAGTTATAGACTGCTCCAGTTCCAAAGCTTGGATCAACATCCTCATCGGCTAAGATTGGAACCTCTCTCTCAAAGATTGGGAGCTTTACCTTCTTGCCGACTAAATCTTTATACCTATCATCTTCTGGGTGTACAAATACAGCTACACAGGCTGGCATAAGCTCTGGTCTTGTTGTTGCTATTGGAATGTAGCCATTCCCATCAGCCAGTGGAAGCTTTATGTAATAGAGGAAGCCGTCCTCCTCCACATAACCTACTTCCGCTTTTGCCAGGGAAGTCCTACAGTTTGGACACCAGAACACAGGGTGCTCTGCTTGATAAAGCAGACCTTTCTTGTAGAACTCAAGCAGAGATTTCTGCACTAAAGCCTTGTATTCGTCATCCATTGTGTGATACTCCAAGTCCCAATCGGCGGAATAGCCAATTCTGATAAACTGGTTTCTCATTGCCTCAATAGCCTGCCAAGTCCACTCGATACACTTCTGCAGAAACTTCTCTGGCTCGTCCTTGCTTATGCCGAACTCCTTTTCCACTTTAAGCTCAGTTGGAAGCCCATGGTTATCAAAGCCCTGTGGGAAAAGAACGTTATAGCCCCTCATTCTCTTATATCTCGCCACGATATCAATCCATGTGTGGCTTAACACGTGACCTAAGTGAAGTGTTCCGCTTGTGAATGGCGGTGGTGTATCAATTGCATATGGGGGCTTTTTCTCATCGAGCTCATACTTGTAAATCTTTTCATCAAGCCAAAAGCGCTGCCACTTGGTTTCAACTTCTTCGGGATTATAATTCTTTGGCAGCATGTTATCAACCTCCATCAACTTTTTCAGGCATGTTTCCTCTTTCATCAGGGACACTTAAAAAGGTTAATCCCAGCAGGGGGAGTGCCGCCAGCATCCCAAGAGATCCCGCGATAAAATACGCTTTCCCGAGGCTCAGTTTCTCAGCAAAGGCACCAACCATCACATTGCTTATAGCTGTAAATCCGCTTCCGACAGTGCTCATCGCTGAAGTCACTGTTGAGCGGACTTCTTTTGGGATAAAGCTGTTCCTAAGCACTGCCATTACAGGAAACCTTGCACTGAGGGTTACCTCAAGCGCAAAGAGCAGGGCAATGCTTATAGCCAAGTTTTCAATGATACCAAGCATGGCAATCTCTGTCCCAAGCAGGACTGTCAACATTGCCGCAGTTTTCGATGTTGGTTCAAGCTTTTGGGCAATCAGACCTCCTGCAGATGTTGAGAGAAGCAGTAAAGCGAAGAGCACTCCAAGATATTCTCTGGGAAGACCGCGTTGAACCAGCAGAAGCATCCAAAAGGTGAAGAATGCTCTTGCAGTGAAGCTCAGAAAGAAAGAGGAAGCTAACAGTAAGTGAAGTGCTCTGTTCTTTCTGATTTCCCTCAACCCTCTTCTAAGCAGCTCCATATATTTTGCTTTTCTGTTGCCGCAGTTATCGGGCAGCAGAAATAGAGCTATTATCGCAGAGGCTATCGAGAGCACCCCCGCGGTTAGCACTGGCAGATTTGGAGCGACCGAGGCAAGGCAACCGCCAATAACTCCTCCAGCGAATCTCACTGGTCCTGAAATTGCCTTTAACTTTCCAAGAGTTTGCTGCACTGATTTTCTGTCGTTTAACGCATCATAGAGCCATGGAACTAATGTTCCACTTACGAGTGCCATGCCAAAACCCGAAAGTGTAGCCCCTACCAGAACTGCCGAAATGGTATGTGTGAGTCCTATGATAAGCAATCCAATACCAAAGAGGGAGCTTCCAGCGGCATAGGTCTTGACTCTACCGTGCCTGTCGGCAACTCCTCCAGTCGGAAAGTCAGTGATGAGCTGTGCAATCTCAGAAACGCTCTGGGTTAAACCTATCTCAGAAAAGCCCAGACCAATGCCTTTAAGCCATAGACTCAGATACGGGCCAAGAACTGACGAAGCCAAGGAACTTACTAATCCAGTTGCTATGTAGCGCTTTCCTAACCGGGAACATTTCGGACCGCTCTCCTGTCTTCCGATGGACGATAGGCACCACCAAAGAATAAAGATGAACTCGGAGTTTAAAAAGTTTACCTAACTCCAACGAGCCAGAATCTGTATGCATTCTTCCCTAAGTTTCTCTTCATGTCTCCATAAATTTTCACTTCACTAAAGTACTTTTCCGCCAAAAGGCGAATCTCTCTGGGGGTATAGGCATTAAGAACCTCGTGAACGTGGAAAGCTCTAATAGTGCCATTAGGCTTTAAAATTTGAACTAAATATTTCAAATGAAACCTTTGGGTTGCATTTTCAATTTCCTTCCAGCTTGTTGTTATTACTGTTTCATCTCCGTTCTTCTCTTCCCATATAGTCGGAGCTCTATCAAACTGTAAAAAACATAGATTAGACCAGTCCGCAACAAATACTCCTCCTGGCTTTAATGCTTTAATTACAGAATTGAATAATTGTTTAATTGCATTTTCATCGAAGTACATGATGCTTGAAAAGAACATCGTCACTGCATCGAATTCATTTTCAAAGTTTATATCAAGAGCATCGCCGTGGATGAACTCAATATTTAGCCCAAGCTCCTGGGCTTTTCTCCTTGCAACTCTTAGCATCTCTTCATGCAAATCTAAGCCAACAACCTCGTAGCCTCTCCTTGCCAGCTCAACCGTTGGAATTCCAGTTCCGCAAGCTAAGTCAAGAACCTTCTTGACTTCTCTTTTTGCATCATTCTTGAAAATTTCCTCAACGAAGTCTATCTCTTCTCCAACCCGCTTTGCCCTGCGTCGGTAAATCACATCGTAGTATTCAGCTAAAACGGTGTAGAGCTCATGCATAGAATCACCAAAGAAATGTGAAAAAGGATTCTTATAAATTTGAGGTAAACCTTAGGCTAAAAGTTATTAACCTTCCTGCATAATGTTAAACGGTGGTGTAAAAATGTCCCACGAGGAGCACAGGGCAAAAGCTCCCAAAAAGTTTAAATTTGCAGTTATAACGGTTAGTGACACTGCAAGTGTCGGTAAACGGGAAGACCTAAGCGGCTATTACATAATTGAAGAATTAAAAAAGGTAGGAAATGAAAACGTTTACTACAAGATTGTTCCTGATGAGAAACTTGCAATCCTCAAAGCGGTGCTTGAGGCTCTTGACAAAGCCGACGTGGTAATAACAACAGGGGGAACAGGAGTAACGAGGAGAGATGTCACAATTGAGACGATAAAACCTCTGTTCGACAAGGAGCTTGTGGGCTTTGGCGAAATCTTCAGGTTGAAAAGCTTTGAAGAAATTGGAACTGCTGCAGTGCTGACAAGGGCAACGGCCGGAATCATAAGGGACAAAGAAAGCAAAGTGGTCTTTTGCTTGCCGGGCAGCTTGAATGCTGTGAAGATCGGGGTTGAGATAATTAAGAGGGAGGCTTACCACATTCTAAAGCACGCAAGAGAATGATACAATTACACAGTTACATAATTAAATAATTCGGTGATTCAAATGCGCGAATTCAAAAAGCTCATGCCGTATAAAGAGGCATTCCAGCTTATGATTAATGACATTAATGAAATCCCAGATGTTGAAGAAGTAAGCCTGGATGAAGCCCTTGGAAGGATTCTCGCTGAAGATGTGAAAAGCCCGATAGATTCTCCGCCATTTGACCGTTCAGCAGTTGACGGCTATGCTGTAAGAGCTGAAGACACTTTCCAAGCGAGAGAATACGCCCCTGTTGAATTGGAGGTCGTAGATGAGATAACTGCAGGGATGGAGAGCAAGACAGAGGTCACACACGGAAAGGCTGTAAAGCTCATGACAGGGAATAAACTGCCGAAAGGTGCTAATGGTGTCATCATGCAGGAACAAGTAAAAAGGGAAGGGAACAAAATCTACGTATTGAGACCCGTTGCTCCGGGACAGAACGTTGCCTTCAGAGGTGAGGACATAAAGAAGGGGCAAATTATACTCAGGAAAGGACAAATACTCAGACCTCAAGATCTATCACTTTTAAAAAGCGTTGGAATAAAGAGGGTGAAGGTTAGGAGAAAGCCAAGAGTCGGAATAATTGTCACGGGAGATGAGCTCATCGAAGAGCTCGATGAAAGAGCCCTTGAAAGCGGTAAAATTTTGGAAAGCAATTCAATAATGCTGAAGGGCTTAGTTAAGCAGTACTTCGGAGAGCCAGTGTTTTACGGGATTTTACCTGACGATGAAAGCATTATCAGAGAAAAACTTGAGAAAGCTAAGAGCGAGTGTGATTTGGTTTTGATCACCGGAGGTAGTGCATTTGGAGACAAAGACTTTGCCCATAGATTCGTTAATCTGCTCTTCCATGGAACCACAATAAAGCCGGGGAGACCTGTTGGATATGGAGAGAGGGTTTTTGTACTGAGCGGCTATCCAGTTGCAGTATTTGCCCAGTTTCACCTCTTCGTTAAATACGCCCTTGCAAAGCTTGTTGGGGCAAACTTCAAGCCAGCTAAAGTTAAAGCAAGGCTGACAGCAAAGGTTTCATCAACCCTCGGCAGATATGAGTTCGTTAAGGTCTGGTATGAGGATGGAAAGGCAAAGCCAATAAGGAAAAGTGGAAGTGGGTTGATAAGCTCTTTAGTGGAGAGCAATGGATACATAACGATTCCAGAGGACAGCGAAGGCTACTTAGAAGGAGAAGAGGTTGAAGTCGTGTTTTATTAGTTTTTGTCCCTCTTTTCTATGTTGCCGAATATCTCTCTGGCATCTTCTGGAAGAAAAGATATATCTCGGAAATTCCTAATCATCTCTAAGATTTCCTTCCTTTCTCTCTCCCTTTCCTCAAATGCCTGCACAATTGCATCATCCCTTGCCCAGGGTATTAATTCTTTAATGGGGTCAGACTCCTTGCGGAGAGGAGTAGTGCCCATTTCTTTAACACCAAG
This genomic window contains:
- a CDS encoding DUF763 domain-containing protein, with protein sequence MRKGIAELPLHGGHVPLWLAQRMKKLARLVLILLVDEYGTKGVLERLADPVWFQALNNLIGMDWDSSGSTTVTTGILKEVLSKEELGIKAAGGKGAKSRETPAQLREICEKYGLDSSEYVRISRLVAKVDTVALQTGYQLYHHVFFLDEEGNWAVVQQGMNPKVKLARRYHWFDNESFTLEPHKGISGIKLEYALNTVDKNTREYQKILLDIVKEDPRKLERELKTLTAVAKGYKPLVVYKPYEKLNLSDTVRRYKSLGQIELNQRALELARELSVKNYEEFLLLKGLGPSTLRALSLVLELVYDVHPSWRDPVTHPPDPFKFAYAVGGKDRVPFPIDKPTYDELISFLEKLVEKNPQERQIVKAVTKITKNWKPPEEDKKPT
- the trm10 gene encoding tRNA (guanine(9)-/adenine(9)-N1)-methyltransferase yields the protein MKKLSEIFAELLREKGINKIGMLSKRYRKSRNKLQDIALDVLEGKGAIVEVDEPTAIAWDLSGRRTGEAKYAYAPSCIAKKFKVVISPGDLRARLPNDCPYFIIDLMHWEKHTEKEKNKVALQAAQSYGVLRDYLWSELLALTWINEEFKEKAHFPLDRVTAYEGPTAEFLKEKGIDEVVLLDPRAEEVLSEEDFSVGAFIIGGIVDTGGTKKGTTAKIGEALESEGIKVRRRKIVLRGDIIGVPDRINHILKILLEMLVEGKSMEEAILTVQSPLHARWRLRKELPKHKRRYLIDGRKYLVVEKELFDEYSRWLNIRWEDFVQVLRELNFVALERKRIHHLNKIAVARIINGKLYRVILLKRAALLCYNC
- a CDS encoding valine--tRNA ligase, with product MLPKNYNPEEVETKWQRFWLDEKIYKYELDEKKPPYAIDTPPPFTSGTLHLGHVLSHTWIDIVARYKRMRGYNVLFPQGFDNHGLPTELKVEKEFGISKDEPEKFLQKCIEWTWQAIEAMRNQFIRIGYSADWDLEYHTMDDEYKALVQKSLLEFYKKGLLYQAEHPVFWCPNCRTSLAKAEVGYVEEDGFLYYIKLPLADGNGYIPIATTRPELMPACVAVFVHPEDDRYKDLVGKKVKLPIFEREVPILADEDVDPSFGTGAVYNCTYGDEQDIVWQKRYNLPVIIAIDEYGRMTEVAGKYKGMKTEEAREAIAKDLEEMGLLYKKEKIRHRVLRHTERSSCMAPIELLPKKQWFIKVKEFTEELVEVARQIRWFPEDMFLRLKDWAESMDWDWVISRQRVFGTPIPFWVCKDCGHIIPAREEDLPVDPRFDKPPVEKCPKCGSANLEGVRDVLDCWIDSSITPLVITKWTKDEKWFKHNFPTALRPQGTDIIRTWAFYTIFRTYILTGQKPWHDILINGMVAGPDGRKMSKSYGNVVSPEEVIPKYGADALRLWTALAPPGEDHPFKWETVDYNFRFLQKLWNIFRFAERHIKDLDYNANKNIKLEPLDRWILSRLHRLIKFATNEMEIYRFNLLTRELMTFIWHEVADDYLEMIKHRLYGEDKESKLKARVALYELLYNILLLLAPFVPHITEELYQEVFKDKVGAKSIHLLEWPAYNEARIDEEAEKLGELAREIIGAMRRYKNSHGLALNAKLKHVAIYATDSYEMLKAIEKDIAGTMNIEKLEIVKGEPELEERIVEIKPNFRTVGPRYGKLVPKIVAYLKQNAEEVSKALKESGKVEFEVEGQKVELSKDDIVLRKAVFSEGEEVETAVVGDAVILFFA
- a CDS encoding MFS transporter, giving the protein MASSVLGPYLSLWLKGIGLGFSEIGLTQSVSEIAQLITDFPTGGVADRHGRVKTYAAGSSLFGIGLLIIGLTHTISAVLVGATLSGFGMALVSGTLVPWLYDALNDRKSVQQTLGKLKAISGPVRFAGGVIGGCLASVAPNLPVLTAGVLSIASAIIALFLLPDNCGNRKAKYMELLRRGLREIRKNRALHLLLASSFFLSFTARAFFTFWMLLLVQRGLPREYLGVLFALLLLSTSAGGLIAQKLEPTSKTAAMLTVLLGTEIAMLGIIENLAISIALLFALEVTLSARFPVMAVLRNSFIPKEVRSTVTSAMSTVGSGFTAISNVMVGAFAEKLSLGKAYFIAGSLGMLAALPLLGLTFLSVPDERGNMPEKVDGG
- a CDS encoding class I SAM-dependent methyltransferase, which produces MHELYTVLAEYYDVIYRRRAKRVGEEIDFVEEIFKNDAKREVKKVLDLACGTGIPTVELARRGYEVVGLDLHEEMLRVARRKAQELGLNIEFIHGDALDINFENEFDAVTMFFSSIMYFDENAIKQLFNSVIKALKPGGVFVADWSNLCFLQFDRAPTIWEEKNGDETVITTSWKEIENATQRFHLKYLVQILKPNGTIRAFHVHEVLNAYTPREIRLLAEKYFSEVKIYGDMKRNLGKNAYRFWLVGVR
- a CDS encoding MogA/MoaB family molybdenum cofactor biosynthesis protein: MSHEEHRAKAPKKFKFAVITVSDTASVGKREDLSGYYIIEELKKVGNENVYYKIVPDEKLAILKAVLEALDKADVVITTGGTGVTRRDVTIETIKPLFDKELVGFGEIFRLKSFEEIGTAAVLTRATAGIIRDKESKVVFCLPGSLNAVKIGVEIIKREAYHILKHARE
- a CDS encoding molybdopterin molybdotransferase MoeA: MREFKKLMPYKEAFQLMINDINEIPDVEEVSLDEALGRILAEDVKSPIDSPPFDRSAVDGYAVRAEDTFQAREYAPVELEVVDEITAGMESKTEVTHGKAVKLMTGNKLPKGANGVIMQEQVKREGNKIYVLRPVAPGQNVAFRGEDIKKGQIILRKGQILRPQDLSLLKSVGIKRVKVRRKPRVGIIVTGDELIEELDERALESGKILESNSIMLKGLVKQYFGEPVFYGILPDDESIIREKLEKAKSECDLVLITGGSAFGDKDFAHRFVNLLFHGTTIKPGRPVGYGERVFVLSGYPVAVFAQFHLFVKYALAKLVGANFKPAKVKARLTAKVSSTLGRYEFVKVWYEDGKAKPIRKSGSGLISSLVESNGYITIPEDSEGYLEGEEVEVVFY